The following proteins are co-located in the Desulfoscipio sp. XC116 genome:
- a CDS encoding endonuclease MutS2 — protein MDERNLKRLEFNKVKEKLALFAASEPGRELIYNLIPYGHRDEIVTALEEVTEGRELLRLDPTARLDGWNDVRQQARRSERGALLDPQELWHVLQTLMACRHIKSFFSERQDRYVRLNEIAQGLGNFKEPEKRIASAIAPGGEVLDRASERLFNIRRRLTAGQQRIKDRLNEIIRSTSYQKYLQDPIVTMREGRYVVPVKQEYRSQLPGIVHDQSASGATLFIEPMPVVEANNEVRALMAEEKQEIVRILTELSAAVGGQAQELLYALENLGRLDFIMAKARYSDSLDAWAPRIVPGAKLDIRQGRHPLLPVKAVPISIQLGEAFDMLVITGPNTGGKTVSLKTVGLLVLMAHAGLHVPADDGTLIGMFDQVFADIGDEQSIEQSLSTFSSHTTNIVKILAGADSRSLVLLDELGAGTDPTEGSALARAILDQLRQQGSKVVATTHYGELKSYAFANERVENASVEFDIKTLQPTYRLLIGRPGRSNAFEIALRLGLSESVVQSARGFLTEEQVQVADLMRELEKARLQAEREQAEAEKIRLEAEQYREQYMLRAEKIRRRKDEIISRAIADSREMVKKAKLEAEQMVEELRAALKEQTTHSREQSINNARQRLRQLQAKINAKAPIDIPEYSSEAVADVKPGDEVFIPKYGQRGVVLEAPGQDDQVQVQVGMIRMTIARRELHRVPVKENARPRRIGGVGQLVHQKARDISPRLDMRGMRVDEGLAEVEKYLDDACVAGLPMVQLVHGKGTGALRSAVQQLLKEHRGVKTFRLGESGEGGSGVTVVELR, from the coding sequence ATGGACGAACGCAATTTAAAAAGGCTGGAATTCAACAAGGTCAAGGAAAAATTAGCCTTATTTGCGGCATCGGAACCAGGCCGGGAGCTGATTTATAATTTAATCCCCTACGGTCATCGGGATGAAATAGTAACTGCTCTGGAGGAAGTGACCGAGGGGAGGGAACTTTTGCGCCTGGACCCCACCGCGCGTTTGGATGGGTGGAATGATGTTCGGCAGCAGGCCCGCCGCAGTGAGCGGGGAGCCCTTTTGGATCCACAGGAGTTATGGCATGTATTGCAAACGCTAATGGCCTGCAGGCACATAAAGAGTTTTTTCAGCGAGCGGCAGGACAGGTATGTTCGTTTAAATGAAATAGCTCAGGGTTTGGGTAATTTTAAAGAACCGGAAAAAAGGATTGCTTCCGCTATTGCCCCCGGCGGTGAGGTGCTGGACCGGGCTTCGGAGCGCTTGTTTAACATCAGGCGTCGCCTAACGGCGGGCCAGCAGCGGATCAAAGATCGCCTTAATGAAATTATTCGGTCGACCAGCTATCAAAAATACCTGCAGGATCCCATTGTGACTATGCGAGAGGGCCGTTATGTGGTACCTGTCAAACAGGAATACCGGTCGCAACTGCCCGGTATCGTGCACGATCAGTCGGCCAGCGGGGCTACCCTGTTTATTGAACCCATGCCGGTGGTGGAGGCCAATAATGAAGTGCGTGCGCTCATGGCGGAAGAAAAACAAGAAATTGTCCGCATTTTAACGGAGCTATCCGCCGCAGTGGGCGGGCAGGCCCAAGAGCTGCTGTATGCCCTGGAGAACCTGGGCAGGCTGGATTTTATTATGGCCAAAGCCCGCTATAGCGATAGTCTGGATGCTTGGGCACCGCGAATTGTCCCGGGCGCCAAACTGGATATCCGGCAGGGCAGACATCCCCTTTTGCCGGTGAAAGCTGTGCCCATCAGTATTCAGCTGGGTGAGGCATTCGACATGCTGGTGATTACCGGACCCAATACCGGCGGCAAAACGGTGTCTCTTAAAACGGTGGGGCTGTTGGTGCTCATGGCTCATGCTGGTTTACATGTGCCCGCTGACGATGGTACGTTAATTGGTATGTTTGATCAGGTATTTGCCGATATTGGCGATGAGCAGAGTATTGAGCAATCACTGAGTACTTTCTCTTCTCATACCACTAATATTGTAAAAATATTAGCCGGGGCGGACAGCAGAAGCCTGGTGCTGCTTGATGAACTGGGTGCGGGTACTGATCCTACCGAAGGGTCCGCCCTGGCCCGGGCTATTCTGGATCAACTGCGGCAGCAGGGGTCCAAGGTGGTGGCTACCACTCACTATGGAGAATTAAAAAGTTATGCTTTTGCCAATGAGCGGGTGGAAAATGCCAGTGTGGAGTTTGATATAAAAACTCTGCAGCCAACCTACCGGCTGTTAATTGGGCGGCCAGGACGCAGCAATGCCTTTGAAATAGCGCTGCGGCTGGGATTGTCCGAATCCGTGGTGCAAAGTGCCAGAGGGTTTTTAACCGAAGAACAAGTACAGGTAGCCGATCTGATGCGGGAATTGGAGAAAGCCCGCTTACAGGCGGAGCGGGAGCAGGCTGAGGCGGAAAAAATCCGCCTGGAAGCCGAGCAATATAGGGAACAATACATGCTCCGGGCGGAAAAAATACGCCGGCGCAAGGATGAGATTATTTCCCGTGCAATAGCTGATTCCAGGGAAATGGTGAAAAAGGCTAAACTGGAAGCCGAACAAATGGTTGAAGAGCTGCGGGCTGCGCTTAAAGAGCAAACGACCCATAGCCGGGAGCAATCCATAAATAATGCCAGGCAGCGGCTTAGGCAGCTGCAAGCTAAAATTAATGCTAAAGCACCCATTGATATTCCCGAGTATTCCTCTGAAGCTGTGGCCGATGTAAAACCGGGCGATGAAGTTTTTATACCTAAATACGGGCAGCGGGGGGTGGTGTTGGAGGCACCCGGTCAGGACGATCAAGTACAGGTGCAAGTGGGTATGATTAGAATGACCATAGCCCGCCGGGAACTGCACCGAGTCCCTGTAAAAGAGAATGCCCGGCCACGGCGTATTGGCGGTGTTGGCCAGTTAGTACATCAAAAGGCCAGGGATATATCTCCCCGGTTGGACATGCGCGGCATGCGGGTAGATGAAGGGCTGGCTGAGGTGGAAAAGTACCTGGACGATGCCTGCGTGGCCGGGCTGCCGATGGTGCAGCTGGTACATGGCAAAGGCACCGGGGCACTGCGCTCTGCGGTACAGCAATTGCTGAAGGAACATCGTGGGGTCAAAACTTTTCGTTTGGGGGAATCAGGTGAAGGAGGCAGCGGGGTAACTGTGGTGGAATTAAGGTAA